TAATGCTCGCCGGTTTCAGCATCTTCGAGCTCAAGCAAGCCAACACGTGGAAGCTCGAATTCGCGCGGGTCGGAGACATGAATCGCGATAAAATCATGCTTGCGGCTCATCACGCGAAAGCTGTGCTCAAACTGATAGCCCATCAAATCGCTGACCAAAAAGACGATCGATCGCCGTTTCAAGACGCGCGCGGCCAAATCCACCGCGCCGCCGATGTTGGTTTGCTTGCCTCTGGGGCGAAAATGAAAAATGTCGCGCAAAATCCGCAACACGTGGCTGCGACCTTTGCGTGGCGGAATGAACTTTTCAACCACATCGGTAAAAATCATCAAGCCGACTTTGTCGTTATTTTTGATGGCGCTAAAAGCCAACGTTGCGCAAATCTCCGCGGCCAAGTCGCGCTTAAATTGATTTGCCGTGCCAAACACGCCCGAGCCCGAACCATCAAACAAAATCATCATGCTTTGCTCGCGCTCTTCTTCAAACATCTTGATAAACACATCGTCGCTGCGAGCCGATACATTCCAATCGATGGTGCGCACATCGTCGCCAAACTGATACTCGCGCACTTCGGCAAATTCCATTCCGCGCCCTTTGAACGCGGAGTGGTATTCGCCGCTGAAAATATTATTCACAAGCCCGCGTGTTCGAATTTCAAGCAGACGAATTTTCTGAAAAATGTCTTTATCTAATGCCTCGGACATAATTTCCCTGAACCAAAATTAAGCAAAACGTTTGTGTTGATAATTGGTGCTGAATTTACGGGGATTCGTGCTGAACAAAAAAGCCTTTTTCAGCCCTTAAGCCAATAGCAGCATTTCTGGGATTTCTATGACCACAACCGATCGATTGACTTCGGTGGGATCAAACTCGTCTCCGCTACCGATGACAAAAACGAACCATGTCATTCTGAGGCTTCTGAAGCCGAAGAATCCAACGTAGCCGGCGCATAGTTGCTTCGCTAAGAAGCTCAGCATGACAACTCGCCGTTTGTCATCTTGACCGTTTATCACAATTCAATGTCGCCCTTTGTCGTACGCTCAGGGCGACTTCTTTAAAAGTCTATCCTCGTCTCCGCCTACCGATGACAAAAACGAACCATGTCATTCTGAGGCTTCTGAAGCCGAAGAATCCAACGTAGCCGGCGCATAGTTGCTTCGCTAAGAAGCTCAGCATGACAACTCGCCGTTTGTCATCTTGACCGTTTATCACAATTCAATGTCGCCGGCACATGGATGCTTCGCTAAGAAGCTCAGCATGACAACTCGCCGTTTGTCATCTTGACCGTTTATCACAATTCAATGTCGCCCTTTGTCGTACGCTCAGGGCGACTTCTTTAAAAGTCTATCCTCGTCTCCGCTACCGATGACAAAAACGAACCATGTCATTCTGAGGCTTCTGAAGCCGAAGAATCCAACGTATCCAGCATATGGATGCTTCGCTAAGAAGCTCAGCATGACAACTCGCCGTTTGTCATCTTGACCGTTTATCACAATTCAATGTCGCCGGCACATGGATGCTTCGCTAAGAAGCTCAGCATGACAACTCGCCGTTTGTCATCTTGACTGTTTAGCTATAAGCAACGATTATTCATCCCCGCTTCCGTCTCAAAACCCGTTCTTCCATTGTTTCATAAACCGTCGGCAAGACGAGCAGCGTTAAGAGCGTTGAGGTGATGAGGCCGCCGATGACAACCGTCGCAAGCGGTCGCTGCACTTCCGCGCCGACGCCGTGCGACGTCGCCATCGGGATGAAGCCCAAGCTGGCCACGAGCGCCGTCATCAAGACCGGGCGCAGCCGCGTTTTGCACGCCGAGATGATCGCCGTGTTTAAGTCCCAATCGGGATGCGTTTCGCGCAAATCGTTGATGTAGGAAATCAGCACCACGCCGTTTAGCACCGCCACGCCGAACAGCGCAATAAATCCGATGGATGCCGTCACCGACAGCGGCAAATCGCGCAAGAGCAACGCAAATACCCCGCCAATCGTCGCAAACGGCAAATTCACAAGAATCAACGCCGCGTAGCGAATTTGCCCGAACATCAAATACAGCAGCACGAAAATGATGAAAATCGCCAGCGGCACGACGATTGCAAGCCGTGTCATCGCGCGTTCCTGATTTTCAAATTGCCCGCCGTAATCGATTAAATACCCGGGCTTCATCTTCACGGTGGATTCAATTTTTGTGCGAAGCTCTTCGACATAGCTGCCGATGTCGCGCCCGTCGATGTTGCACTCGACGACGAGCCGGCGTTGGCTGCTTTCGTGGCTGACTTGCGCCGGCCCTTCGGTCTGTTCAAACCGCGCCAGTTGCCCCAACGGCAGACGGCTGTTTCGATCTGGCAGCGGAATCAAAATATTTTTCAGCGATAGGATTTGTTCTCGGGCGTTTTTTTCAAATCTGACCAACACGCCGTAGCGCTGCCGCCCTTCCAAAATTTCCGTCGCAACCTTGCCGCCGACGGCGGTTTCAATTGCCGTTTGCACATCGGCGATGCTCAGGCCGTAACGCGCCGTTTCGTTCCGATCGATATGCAGGTTCAAATACGGCTGCCCGCTGACTTGCTCGACCAGCACCGACGCCGTACCTTGCACGCCGAGCGCGATTTCTTCAATCGCATGGGCGTAACGCTCCAAGTCGTCGTAATCGTCGCCGAAAATTTTGACCGCCACATCAGCTTTCGTGCCAGAAACCAGCTCGTTCACACGCATGGCAATCGGCTGCGAAAAATTAATATACATGCCCGAAGTGACCGGCTCAATCGCCTTGCGCAAGGTGTCTTCCAGCGCGGATTTGGTCTCGGCGGTCGTCCAAGTTTCAATCGGGTTGAGGATGACGAAAATGTCCGTTTCATGCACGCCCATGTAATCGTTGGCGATATCGGGGCGTCCGGTTTTGGCGACCACCGTTTTCACCTCCGGGAATTTTTTCAAAATGCGCGAAATTTTTTCGCCCTTCTCGATGCTTTTGTCAAGCGAAACCGACGGCAGCATTTTCGCCTCAATCAAACTGTTGCCTTCGTCAAGCTCCGGCAAAAATTCGCGCCCCATAAACGGCACGGTCGCAAAGGTGAGCGCGAGCAGCACGACCGCAATCGCAAGCGTCAGGAAACGATGCCGAAGCGCCGCGCGAAGTACGGTTTCGTAATGCGGCTGAAGCCAGGTTAAAAGCTTGTTTTCCTTTTCCTTCACATCGCCTTTAAAAACAAACGTTGCGAAAACCGGAACAACCCCGAGCGCAAGAATCAGCGAGCCGAAAATCGCAAAGCCGACCGCAAAGGCCATCGGCGAAAAAAGCTTGCCCTCCATGCCCTGCAAAGTGAGAATCGGGACATAAACCATCAGAATAATCATCACGCCGAAGAAAATCGGGCGCGAGACCTCGTAGGCGCTCTCGCGAATCACATGAATGCGATCGCCTTTTTTATCGTGTTCGAGCCGCCGAATGATGTTTTCCATCATCACCACCGAACCGTCGACGACCATGCCGAAGTCAATCGCGCCGAGCGACATCAAGTTGGCCGAAAGCCCCAGCCAATTCATGCCGATAAAGGTGAAAAACATGGAAAATGGAATCACCGCCGCCACAATCAGCGCCGCGCGCAAGTTGCCCAAAAACGCAACCAACACGAACACCACCAGCAAACCGCCTTCAATCAGGTTGGTTTGAACGGTTTGGATGGTGCGCAAAACGAGTGTGGTTTGATCGTAAAATGACTCAATTTCGATGCCTTGCGGTTTTAAAATCCGGTTCAAATCGTCGACTTTTTCCTGAACGCGCTGAATCACCTCGCGCGAATTTTCGCCGCGAAGCATCATCACAATGCCGGTCACAGCCTCGCCCTTGCCATCGCGCGTGACCGCACCCTGCCGAATCTCGCTGCCGACGCTCACCTCCGCCACATCCTTGATGAAAATCGGCACGTTGTTGTTTGTGCCAACGGCGATGTTTTTCAAGTCCTCCGTCCCGCTTGCCATGCCCAGCCCGCGAATGATGTACTGCTCGTCGTTATGCTCGATGAAATTGCCGGAGCTGATGGAATTTCCCTTTTCCAGCGCTTCGAAAACGTCCGAGAGCGTCAGCCCGTAGGTTTGCAATTTAAGCGGCGAAACGGCCACTTGATATTGCTTGACAAACCCGCCGAAGCTGTTGACCTCCGTGACGCCCGGAATGGTTTTGAGCTGCTGCTTGACGACATAGTCTTGAATGCCGCGCAACTCCATCGCCGAATAATGAGCGCCTTTCACCTCGTATTGGTAAATTTCACCTAACGCCGAACTTAGCGGCCCGATCGTCGGTTCGGAAGCCGCTGGCGGCAAATCGCCTTTGACACTTTGAAGCCGCTCCATCACAATTTGCCTTGCAAAATACGGATCGACGTTGTCCTCAAAAACGACCGTTACCACCGACAGGCCGTATTTGGAAATCGAGCGAAGCTCCGTCATATCGGGCAGGCCGTTCATGGCGGTTTCAATCGGAAAAGTTACCAATCGTTCGGTTTCAACCGGCGACAGCCCACTGACTGCCGTGATAATTTGAACTTGGTTGTTGGTTACATCGGGCTGCGAATCGATAGGAATTTCGCGCAAGGAATAAAATCCTAACGCCGCGAGAATGATAATGCCGCCAATCACGCCGAGGCGCTCGCGCATCGAGATTTCTATAAATTTATTTAACATGTGCGTCTTGTTTGTATCAAAATTAGCTGCGATTACTCCTCCATTTCCGAGGCTTTAATTTCTGACTTCAGGAAGAAAACGCCTTCCGAAACCACCGTTTCACCCTCGCCGACGCCTTCGCTCAGGGCGACCTGCGCTTGCGTCTCGTAAAGTGGCACAACCGTGCGCTGCTCAAAAACCCGCTCGGCTTTTCTGACAAACACGAACTTCTTTTCCCCGTCAATGCCGACCGCGCC
Above is a window of Chloroherpeton thalassium ATCC 35110 DNA encoding:
- a CDS encoding DUF58 domain-containing protein, whose translation is MSEALDKDIFQKIRLLEIRTRGLVNNIFSGEYHSAFKGRGMEFAEVREYQFGDDVRTIDWNVSARSDDVFIKMFEEEREQSMMILFDGSGSGVFGTANQFKRDLAAEICATLAFSAIKNNDKVGLMIFTDVVEKFIPPRKGRSHVLRILRDIFHFRPRGKQTNIGGAVDLAARVLKRRSIVFLVSDLMGYQFEHSFRVMSRKHDFIAIHVSDPREFELPRVGLLELEDAETGEHYLVDTYDEQFRGSYARRMEQFLDYRRAQLQRMKIDMVSVSTAESYIKPLTAFFRRREKRH
- a CDS encoding efflux RND transporter permease subunit, which translates into the protein MLNKFIEISMRERLGVIGGIIILAALGFYSLREIPIDSQPDVTNNQVQIITAVSGLSPVETERLVTFPIETAMNGLPDMTELRSISKYGLSVVTVVFEDNVDPYFARQIVMERLQSVKGDLPPAASEPTIGPLSSALGEIYQYEVKGAHYSAMELRGIQDYVVKQQLKTIPGVTEVNSFGGFVKQYQVAVSPLKLQTYGLTLSDVFEALEKGNSISSGNFIEHNDEQYIIRGLGMASGTEDLKNIAVGTNNNVPIFIKDVAEVSVGSEIRQGAVTRDGKGEAVTGIVMMLRGENSREVIQRVQEKVDDLNRILKPQGIEIESFYDQTTLVLRTIQTVQTNLIEGGLLVVFVLVAFLGNLRAALIVAAVIPFSMFFTFIGMNWLGLSANLMSLGAIDFGMVVDGSVVMMENIIRRLEHDKKGDRIHVIRESAYEVSRPIFFGVMIILMVYVPILTLQGMEGKLFSPMAFAVGFAIFGSLILALGVVPVFATFVFKGDVKEKENKLLTWLQPHYETVLRAALRHRFLTLAIAVVLLALTFATVPFMGREFLPELDEGNSLIEAKMLPSVSLDKSIEKGEKISRILKKFPEVKTVVAKTGRPDIANDYMGVHETDIFVILNPIETWTTAETKSALEDTLRKAIEPVTSGMYINFSQPIAMRVNELVSGTKADVAVKIFGDDYDDLERYAHAIEEIALGVQGTASVLVEQVSGQPYLNLHIDRNETARYGLSIADVQTAIETAVGGKVATEILEGRQRYGVLVRFEKNAREQILSLKNILIPLPDRNSRLPLGQLARFEQTEGPAQVSHESSQRRLVVECNIDGRDIGSYVEELRTKIESTVKMKPGYLIDYGGQFENQERAMTRLAIVVPLAIFIIFVLLYLMFGQIRYAALILVNLPFATIGGVFALLLRDLPLSVTASIGFIALFGVAVLNGVVLISYINDLRETHPDWDLNTAIISACKTRLRPVLMTALVASLGFIPMATSHGVGAEVQRPLATVVIGGLITSTLLTLLVLPTVYETMEERVLRRKRG